Genomic DNA from Leptotrichia wadei:
AGGACAAATACTTTACAGAAGCTGAATATACAATTTCAAATGGTCCTTACACTTTGGAAAAATGGACTCATGACTCAGAATTAAAATTTAAGAAAAATCCTAATTACTGGGATGCAGGCAATGTAAAAACTGATAATGTTGAATTAAAAATAATTGCAACTGATTCAGCTGTTAATGCCTTTAAGAATAAGGAAGTTGATGTAACAGCGGTAACTTTCGAGCAAGCTAAGGAATTTGCAGGAAAACCAGAACTTGTAAAAGCAAATGATGGTGGAATCTATTATTTATTGTTTAATACAAAAGAAAATGTATTTAAAAATGCAAAAGTAAGACGTGCGATAACTATGGCAATAAATAAGGAAGAACTTGTAAATAAAGTGCTGGAAGGATCTGAAAAATTAACTAAGACATTTACTCCGTCTGGAATTGGATTAAACGGAGTTTCAAAAGATTTTCCAGCAGAAGTAGCAACTGACCAGCCTAAATTTAACGTGGCAGAAGCTAAAAAATTGCTTGCAGAAGGACTTAAGGAAGAAGGGCTATCAGAACTTCCAAGATTTGAAATTTTATTTAACGACACAGGAAGCAGAAAAGCTATTGCAGAATATATTCAAGAAAGTTTGAGAAATAACTTGGGTGCAAATGTTGAATTAGATATGGTAAGCGGTAAGGAACGTATTGAAAGAACTAAGAAGAGAGATTACCAAATCTCACTACAAAACTGGACTGGAGATTTCCTAGATCCAATTACATATTTAGATCTATTTGACAGTACAAATGCAAACAACCGTGGAGATTTCAAAAACGTAAAATATGACGAATTGACTAAAACTGTAAAAAGTTCTGCTGATCCAAAAGTAAGAGTTCCAGCAATGATTGAAATGGAAAAACTTATTTCAGAAGAACAACCAGTTACAATCTTATTCCAAAAACAAAAACTTTATTTAGTAAATCCAAAAGTTAAAAATTTGGGATTTGTGTCAATTGGTGGAGAATTCTTTATTAGAGATGTTGTAATGAACTAGTTTTAACTAAAACAAAAATTTAAGAATAATACTTTATATTCCCCCATTTAAATAGCAGATTTTTTTACAAGGGGTCATGACCCTTTGCCAGTAAATAAACAAATATAATTTCTGTTTTTTAAATGGGGTTTAATATTGTTAAACTAAAAAAATAAAAAAGGAAATATAATTTTATGAAAAATAAATTTGTCCTGCTGGACAGAGATGGTGTTATAAATGTGGAAAAATCGTATTTGCATAAAATTGAAGACTTTGAATATGAAAAAAATGTAGTGGAAGGACTTTTAAAATTGCGGGATTTGGGATATAGATTTGCGATTATAACGAATCAGGCAGGAATTGCGAGAGGATATTACACAGAAGAGGATTATTTAAGATTACAGAGTTTTATTGAAGATGATTTATTTAAAAAAGGAATAAAAATTGAAAAGTCTTACTTTTGTCCACATCACCCAAATGTTAGCGGGAAATATGGAATAGAATGTAATTGTCGGAAGCCAAATACAGGGAATTTTGAGCTGGCGATAAAGGAGTTTGATATTGATGTTAAAAATTCTTTTATGATTGGGGATAAGATAACTGATTTGATTCCTGCGGAGAAATTGGGGATTATGCCTGTTTTGGTAAAAACTGGATATGGTTTGAAGAGTTTGGAAGAACTTGGAGGAACAGGATTAGATCCGATGGTTGTGGACGATATTCTAGATTTTGCAGACAATATCGAAAAATATAAATAAAAAATAATATATACTCGAACCCGTTTAAAATAGAATTGCTAAAAATTATATAAATCTAGGGTTTGAGTAAAATAGTCATAATTTTTGAGTTCAGTTTTAAAGCAGTTTTACTATAAATTTACGTTTGAATAATAGACTTAACGTGAAATTTTTTGGCAAGGGGTTAAAGCCCCTTGTTTTTTATCTGTTTAAAATCTTTTCAGTTTTTCTTATATCTTTTTCCCTTGAAACAACATGATATATTTTTTTTATTTCTTCTAACTTATCAATGATTCTTTTATTTTCTTCTCTGGAAAAATTTTTTACTGATAGAAAAAATTTCATAGAGCCTTCAAAACTTCTGATGGACTTTGTTAAATAAAGCCGTTTTCTAAAAAAAGGAGGCTTTCTGACAATATCATCAAAGTCAATAAATGCAATCTTCCCGCTATTTTTGTCTATAAAAAAGTTTCCCAAACTAAAGTCCATGTGATAGTATCCCTTTTCAAAAAAATTTTTTTCAAATTTATACCATAAGTCAATTGTCTTATATGTAAGCTCAAAATCATCCTTTCCCACAAGATAATCATAATAGGATATAAAATTTCCATTAAATGTTTTATTTATATTTTCCAAGACAGTTTCTATCTTTATATGAAGCGGCATATATTTTATAACTTTATACTTCGTTATGTTCATAAAGTTCAGTTCTGGAAAATCCCTTTCCAAATATTTTGAAACCTTTAAGGAATTTTTCCCCTTTTCTCTTGTAAATCCAAAAAAAATCTTCAAAGCTTTTTTATTTTTATACTCATAAGTTTTATAAAAATAATTTTTTTCATTATCTGTATTTAAATTTTTACTTTCTTGCATTTTATTATTTTTCCTTTTGATTTATTTTCTTTATTAATTTTAGCATATCCCATTTTTTATTTCAATCGCAGCATATCAAATTTTTTTTTAGAAATAAATAAAGCAAAATAATTAATTTGAAATTAGGTATTTTTGTTGCATTAGTACAAGGAATAATATTTTTTTGTAGAATATTTTTTATTTTGGTTTGTAAGATGGGTTAATTATTTAATTTTATTATACAATTTATCTAATAAAAAAAAGAGAAATAACAGAACTTCAAAAGTTTGTTGAAAAATATAAAAAATAATTTTTGTAATTATTGAAAACATAAATATTTTAGAATACCTGATTAAAGGGTATTATTTTTTTCTTTTTTAGAAATGAAATAAAAAATTTGAACTTTTTTATATATTTAAAGTATGATATAATTAAAACATAAATTTTTATGGGAAAAAATATTGAGATAGTAAAATAAATAGGAGGAAAAATGTTAGAAAAATTAGCACACTTGAGAAAAGAAGTGTTAGAAAAACTTGATAAAGTTGGAAATCTTGAGGAATTGAATGAATTGAGGGTAAAAATCCTAGGGAAAAAAGGGGAATTTACGGCGATAATGAAGGAAATGGGAAATATCGCTGCTGAGAAAAGAGCTGAGTTTGGAAAAACTACGAATGAAATAAAAAATGTGTTGTTGGCGAAATTTGATGAAACTACAACTGGCTTGAAGGAAATTGCTAAACAGGAAAGATTGAAAAATGAAACAATAGATGTGACTTTGCCGGGAAGAAAAGCTAATGTTGGATCGCTTCATCCACTTACTAAAACAGTTATGGAAATTAAAGATATTGTTTCTTCTATGGGATTTGACATTGTTGATGGACCTGAAGTTGAGTATGTAAAATATAATTTTGATGCATTAAATATTCCGAAAACACATCCATCGAGGGAAATTACTGATACATTCTATATTAAAGAAAATGAAGTTGTATTGAGAACGCAAACTTCTGGAATGCAAATTAGATACATGGAAGACAGAAAACCACCATTTAGAATGATTTCGATTGGAAAAGTTTACCGTCCAGATTACGATGTATCACATACACCAATGTTTCACCAAATGGAAGGACTTATGGTTGGAGAAAATGTTTCTTTTGCTAATTTTAAAGCGATTTTGGAAAATATTGTAAAGAAAATATTTGGAGAAGACAGAAGAGTAAGATTTAGACCACATTTTTTCCCATTTACAGAACCTTCTGCAGAAATGGACGTAGAATGTGGAGTTTGTAAAGGTGAAGGATGTAGAGTTTGTAAAGGGACAGGATGGCTTGAAATTCTTGGAAGTGGAATGGTAAATCCAAAAGTGCTTTCAGGTGTTGGAATTGACCCACAAAAATATCAAGGATTTGCATTTGGATTGGGACTTGAAAGAATTACGATGTTAAAATATGGAATTGATGACTTGAGAGCATTTTTTGAAAATGATGAGAGATTTTTGGATCAGTTCTAATAATTTATAATAGTATTTTTAGCTAAAATTTTTGATGGAAAATTTATTTGAATGTAGAATAGAAAAAATCAATTGGAGTGTTAAAAATGGATGATAAAGAAATCAAAATTGATGATGAGTATGTGCAAAAATTTTACGAAGAAATTCGTGAAGATTATGAAAAAAAATCACCAACGAAAACTTTTGCAAAAATAAAACTGGTAGAAGATAAGTTGAAAATAACAGACAGTAAAATTGTGGGATTGCCGTATCTTCCAAAAGGAGCAGAATTTCCAAAAGCACCTAATGGTGAAGAAATGCTGATGATTGCACAGATTAATTGCGAGGATTTGAAGGGACTAAAGGATTTTCCACAAAAGGGAATTTTACAGTTTTTTGTATTTGATGACGATGATGCTATGTTTGGACTTGACTTTGATAGTCCGACAGTTCAAGATACTTTTCGTGTGATTTATTACGATAAGATTGAAGAATTTTATGATGAAAAAGAGCTTGAAAACATTTATAAACCGCATAATTATGAGGAAAGTTTTCTTACAAACAATAATGAAAGCTATAAAATAGAGTTTGAGCTACGAACAGAGAAGGAAAGATTTGAAGAGGCGATTTATAACGTGTTTGATAAGCTTTGTAAGGAGAAAAAGTTGGAGAAACATCAAGAAGATTGGCTTTATCGTAAAATATTGAATATTGAAATGGAATATTCAGAAGAACCTCATTCACAATGTGATGGATTTGCATTTTTTACACAAAGTGATCCGAGAGAATTTGAAGAAAAATATAAAAAATATGATACAGTACTATTTCAATTGGACAGTGAATATGATGAAAATACGAAAAAATGGAAAGTTTGCATTGGAGATGCTGGAGTATTAAATTTTTTCATAAACCGTGAAAAGTTGAAAAAAAAAGACTTTACAGAAATTCTCTACAATTGGGATTGTTATTAAATAAAAAAAGTTATCCACATTATTGTGGAAAAAACATAATTTATAAATTAAAGAAAGGAGAGTGTGATAATCTATAAATTGAGAATTTATAGGTTTGTCATACAAAAATAGAATGCTAATTTCGTTAAACTGGTTAAAGCAGTATATAGATTTAGATGGAATAGAAATAAATGAAATGGAAAATGCCTTGACTATGATTGGTCAGGAAGTAGAAAAAATCGAGGTTTTAGGGGAGAATTTGGAAAATGTCGTAACGGCACAAATTATTGAAAAAGAAATGCACCCTGATTCTGACCACTTGACAATTTGTAAAGTTGATAATGGGAAAGAAATTTTGCAAATCGTGTGTGGAGCGCCTAATCATAAGGCTGGAGACAAAGTTGCGTTGGCACAAGTTGGGGCAAAATTAGCTCCAGATTTTGTTATTAAAAAAGGTAAAATTAGAGGTGTAGAATCGAACGGAATGTTGTGTTCTGAAGAAGAATTAAATATTGGGAAAGATTCGGATGGAATTATGATTTTGCCTGAAGATACGCCTGTTGGAGTGCCTATGAAGGAGTATTTAGGAATTAACGATACAGTTTTTGAATTGGAAATCACTCCAAATCGTCCTGATTGTTTGTCACACATTGGGATTGCAAGAGAATTAGGGGCCTATTACAATAAAGAGGTTAAATATCCAGGTTTTGTGATAAATTCAGAAAGTTCTGAAAAAACGGCTGATAACATTTCAGTTGAAATTGAAGACAGTAATTTGGCGAAAAGATATGTGGCTAGAATAATTAAAAATGTTACAGTTAAAGAAAGTCCGAAATGGTTAAAAGAAAGAGTGGAATCTATTGGAATTAGAAGTATTAACAACATCGTAGATGCTTCAAATTTCATAATGATGGAATTGAATCAACCTAATCATACTTTTGATTTGGATAAAATTGAAGGTGGAAAAATTGTTGTGAGAGCGGGACATGAAAATGAAAAATTGGTTACGCTTGATGAGCAAGAAAGAAAATTGAATAGCGATGATATCGTGATATCTGATGGTGTGAAAGCCGTTGCGCTTGGTGGAGTAATGGGTGGACAAAATTCAGAAATTACTGAAAATACAAAAAATATTTTGTTGGAAGTAGCAAATTTCAATTCACAAAATGTTAGAAAAACTTCAAGAAGATTGACATTATTTAGTGAATCTTCATACAGATTTGAAAGAAGAGTCGATGAAGAAAATGCAATTAATGTGATAAATAGACTTGCAAACATCATTCAAGAAGTGGCAGGTGGAGAAATTTTAGAAGG
This window encodes:
- a CDS encoding peptide ABC transporter substrate-binding protein, with translation MKKIFLILTLLVFALSCGKKSGRGSTFTLNIVTEPSSIDPQITTDIPGGTVDELILEGLLRKDKTGKSVAGIAQKWEKSKDGLVWTFHLRDGVKWSNGDPVTANDFKAGWIRGLNPDTAGSNASMLFVIKNGEKYNAKKVSENEVGIKVIDDKTLQVTLESPIPYFDDLVTFKSFMPLNQKFYNKAKDKYFTEAEYTISNGPYTLEKWTHDSELKFKKNPNYWDAGNVKTDNVELKIIATDSAVNAFKNKEVDVTAVTFEQAKEFAGKPELVKANDGGIYYLLFNTKENVFKNAKVRRAITMAINKEELVNKVLEGSEKLTKTFTPSGIGLNGVSKDFPAEVATDQPKFNVAEAKKLLAEGLKEEGLSELPRFEILFNDTGSRKAIAEYIQESLRNNLGANVELDMVSGKERIERTKKRDYQISLQNWTGDFLDPITYLDLFDSTNANNRGDFKNVKYDELTKTVKSSADPKVRVPAMIEMEKLISEEQPVTILFQKQKLYLVNPKVKNLGFVSIGGEFFIRDVVMN
- a CDS encoding D-glycero-alpha-D-manno-heptose-1,7-bisphosphate 7-phosphatase, which codes for MKNKFVLLDRDGVINVEKSYLHKIEDFEYEKNVVEGLLKLRDLGYRFAIITNQAGIARGYYTEEDYLRLQSFIEDDLFKKGIKIEKSYFCPHHPNVSGKYGIECNCRKPNTGNFELAIKEFDIDVKNSFMIGDKITDLIPAEKLGIMPVLVKTGYGLKSLEELGGTGLDPMVVDDILDFADNIEKYK
- the pheS gene encoding phenylalanine--tRNA ligase subunit alpha, with translation MLEKLAHLRKEVLEKLDKVGNLEELNELRVKILGKKGEFTAIMKEMGNIAAEKRAEFGKTTNEIKNVLLAKFDETTTGLKEIAKQERLKNETIDVTLPGRKANVGSLHPLTKTVMEIKDIVSSMGFDIVDGPEVEYVKYNFDALNIPKTHPSREITDTFYIKENEVVLRTQTSGMQIRYMEDRKPPFRMISIGKVYRPDYDVSHTPMFHQMEGLMVGENVSFANFKAILENIVKKIFGEDRRVRFRPHFFPFTEPSAEMDVECGVCKGEGCRVCKGTGWLEILGSGMVNPKVLSGVGIDPQKYQGFAFGLGLERITMLKYGIDDLRAFFENDERFLDQF
- a CDS encoding YwqG family protein, giving the protein MDDKEIKIDDEYVQKFYEEIREDYEKKSPTKTFAKIKLVEDKLKITDSKIVGLPYLPKGAEFPKAPNGEEMLMIAQINCEDLKGLKDFPQKGILQFFVFDDDDAMFGLDFDSPTVQDTFRVIYYDKIEEFYDEKELENIYKPHNYEESFLTNNNESYKIEFELRTEKERFEEAIYNVFDKLCKEKKLEKHQEDWLYRKILNIEMEYSEEPHSQCDGFAFFTQSDPREFEEKYKKYDTVLFQLDSEYDENTKKWKVCIGDAGVLNFFINREKLKKKDFTEILYNWDCY